The following are encoded together in the Lagopus muta isolate bLagMut1 chromosome 7, bLagMut1 primary, whole genome shotgun sequence genome:
- the RPSA gene encoding 40S ribosomal protein SA — protein MSGGLDVLQMKEEDVLKFLAAGTHLGGTNLDFQMEQYIYKRKSDGIYIINLKRTWEKLLLAARAIVAIENPADVSVISSRNTGQRAVLKFAAATGATPIAGRFTPGTFTNQIQAAFREPRLLVVTDPRADHQPLTEASYVNIPTIALCNTDSPLRYVDIAIPCNNKGAHSVGLMWWMLAREVLRMRGTISREHPWEVMPDLYFYRDPEEIEKEEQAAAEKAVTKEEFQTEWTAPAPEFTAPPQPEVADWSEGVQVPSVPIQQFPTEDWSAQPATEDWSAAPTAQATEWVGTTTEWS, from the exons ATGTCCGGAGGTCTCGATGTCCTGCAGATGAAGGAGGAGGATGTCCTTAAGTTCCTCGCTGCCGGGACCCACCTGGGAGGCACCAACCTCGACTTCCAGATGGAGCAATATATCTACAAGAGGAAGAGCGATG GTATTTACATTATCAATCTCAAGAGGACCTGGGAGAAGCTCCTCCTGGCAGCCCGTGCTATTGTGGCTATTGAGAATCCAGCTGATGTGAGCGTCATTTCTTCCAGGAATACTGGACAG CGTGCTGTTCTGAAGTTTGCTGCTGCCACCGGGGCTACTCCTATTGCTGGACGTTTCACTCCTGGTACTTTCACAAATCAGATCCAGGCAGCTTTCCGTGAGCCACGGCTCCTGGTTGTTACAGATCCCCGAGCTGATCATCAGCCACTGACTGAGGCTTCTTATGTCAACATCCCCACCATTGCACTGTGCAACACTGACTCCCCACTGCGCTATGTGGACATTGCTATCCCCTGCAACAACAAG GGAGCCCATTCAGTGGGCCTGATGTGGTGGATGCTGGCTCGAGAGGTCCTGCGCATGCGTGGCACCATCTCCCGTGAACATCCATGGGAAGTCATGCCTGACTTGTACTTCTACAGGGATCCTGAGGAG ATTGAGAAGGaggagcaggctgctgctgagaaagCAGTGACAAAGGAGGAGTTCCAGACCGAAtggacagccccagctcctgaATTCACTGCTCCTCCTCAGCCTGAGGTTGCTGATTGGTCTGAGGGAGTGCAGGTCCCATCTGTGCCAATCCAGCAGTTCCCCACAG AGGACTGGAGCGCCCAGCCTGCCACTGAGGACTGgtcagcagctcccactgcccAAGCTACAGAGTGGGTTGGAACTACCACAGAGTGGTCTTAA